The DNA sequence CGCTCTGTGGGTGCCGCATCAGGCCTCCGCGGCCCTCGGACCGATGCTCGACAGACTCGGCATCCCCGCCGACCGTCGAGTCGACGAGGTCGCGGATTTCGGGAACATGGTCTCGGCCTCCGTCCCTTTCATGCTCGCGCGGGCGCTCGATGCGGGGCGCGTCGGCCGCGGCGACACCGTGATCCTCTGCGGTACCGCCGCGGGTCTCACTGCGAACGTCCTCGCCCTTCGTCTCTGACGGAGCGGGCAGCCAGACGACCGCCCGTTACGGGGTCGGGACGAGAAGCGTCAGACCAGCGTTCGCCCGATGCTGCCGATCACGCCTTCGACAGGCTGGCCGGACGCGTCGCGTCGCGCGCCCGCCTCGGGCAGCTTGCGAACCGCACCGGTCGGGTCGACCGCCTGTGCCGGTGCCGGACCCACCCAGGCGACGGTGAGCCGATCCTCACCCTTGAGGAAGGCATGAGCCCGGACACCGCCCGTCGCGCGGCCCTTGGCCGGGTACTCGGCGAAGGCGGAGACCTTCACGCGCCCCGGGTCGGTGCCCGGCAGTGCGCTCTCGGTGCCGGAGACGGTCGCGACGACGGCATCCGTGCCCGGTGAGACCGCGCCGAAGAACAGGACAGAGGCGCCCGAGCCGAGTTTCACACCGGCCATGCCGCCGGCGGGAGCGCCCTGCGGGCGCACGGTCGAGGCGGAGAAGCGCAGCAGCTGCGCATCCGTGGTCACGAACACGAGCTCGGCGTCGTCGGAGGCTTCGGCTGCGCCTACGATCGTGTCACCGGGCTTCATGCCGATGACCTCGATGTCAGGACGCACGGGAAGGGCGGACGGGACGATGCGCTTCACGGTTCCCTGGGCCGTGCCGATCGCGATCGGGGTGTCGCTGTCGAACCGCACGAAGCCGAGGATCCGCTCACCGCGCGTGGTGATCCCCAGGTAGTCGCGAAGCGGTGTGCCGGCGGCGAGCTGCACCGACGACGAGGGGACCGAGGGCAGATCGACGGGGGAGAAGCGCAGGACGCGGCCCTCCGTCGTGAGAGCGCCGAGCTCGGCCCGCACCGTCGTGTCGACGGTGGCGAGGATCGCGTCGTGTTTGCTGCGACGCGCAGGCGCGGTGAGCTCCTGGCCCTCGGCGAGGTCGACACGCACTGCTCTGCCCGTGGTCGACAGGACGAGCACGGTCGGCGCATCGGCGATCTGCAGATCGACGGCGCCCTTCGTCGCGCGCGGCTTCGGCGGAGCGGCGTTCATGAGCAGCGTGCGGCGCGGCGTGCCGTAGGCGTCGGCCACGGCATCCAGCTCCTTCGCCACGGCCGCGCGCAGGAGAACGTCGCTGCCGAGCAGCTCACGGAGGGAGGCGATCTCGGCCTGCAGCGCGTCGCGCTCGCTCTCGAGCTCGATGCGTGAGAACTTCGTCAGGCGGCGCAGACGCAGTTCGAGGATGTACTCGGCCTGAGGCTCGCTGAGGTCGAAGACCGTGCGCAGTCGCGTGCGTGCCTGCTCCGAGTCGTCGGACGAGCGGATGACCTGGATGACCTCGTCGATGTCGAGGATCGCGATGAGCAGTCCTTCGACGAGGTGCAGGCGCTCCTCGCGGCGGGCGAGCCGGTAGCGGCTGCGGCGCGTGATGACCTCGATGCGGTGGCTCACGTAGACGCTGAGCATCTCCTTGAGGCCGAGCGTGCGCGGCTGACCGTCGACGAGTGCGACGTTGTTGATGCTGAAGGAGTCTTCGAGCGGGGTGAGCCGGTAGAGCTGTTCGAGCACGGCGTTCGGGTCGAAGCCGGTCTTGATGCCGATCGCGACCCGGAGGCCGTGGTTGCGGTCGGTGAGATCGGTGACATCGCTGATGCCCTGCAGCTTCTTCGACTGCACCGCGTCGCGGATCTTCTCGATGAGCCGCTCGGGGCCCACCATGTACGGCAGCTCTGACACGACGATGCCGGTGCGCCGCGGCCCGAGGGACTCCACCGAGACCTTGCCCCGCACCTTCAGCGCGCCGCGCCCGTTCGTGTACGCGTCCTTCACGCCGTCGAGGCCCATGAGGATGCCGCCGGAGGGGAAGTCGGGACCGGGGACGAACTCCATGAGCTCCTCGGTCGTGGCCTCGGGATGCTCGAGCAGGTGCGTCGCGGCGGCGACGACCTCGATGAGGTTGTGCGGCGCCATGTTCGTGGCCATTCCGACCGCGATGCCGCTCGCGCCGTTGACGAGCAGGTTCGGGAAGGCGGCGGGCAGCACAGCGGGCTGCTGGAACTGGCCGTCGTAGTTCGGGATGAAGTCGACGACGTCCTCGTCGAGGTCCTGCGTGAGGGCGATCGCCGGCGCCGCGAGGCGCGCCTCGGTGTACCGAGCGGCGGCGGGGCCGTCGTCGAGGGAGCCGAAGTTGCCGTGTCCGTCGACGAGCGGGACGCGGAGAGCCCAATCCTGTGCGAGGCGCACGAGTGCGTCGTAGATCGCGGAGTCGCCGTGCGGGTGCAGCTTTCCCATCACCTCGCCGACGACGCGCGCGCTCTTGACGTGTCCGCGATCGGGTCGCAGGCCCATCTCAGCCATCTGGAAGAGGATGCGCCGCTGCACGGGCTTGAGACCGTCGCGGGCGTCCGGCAGAGCGCGCGAGTAGATCACGGAGTATGCGTACTCGAGGAACGACCCCTGCATCTCACTCTCGAGATCGATGTCCTGGATTCTCTCCGGGGCGAGCTCGGGCGGCGGGGTCTTCGGCATGGCCATCCTGGGTGATGCGGGCTGAGGGCGTACCGGAGCCTGTGTCAGACTGGCTCGGATGTCCCTCATGCTACCGCCCGAGTCGCTCGCAGCCCGGAGCGTCGTCGGGGTGGCGGACGACCTGTTCGCCGCTCTCCGCGGCGGGTCCGAGGCTCTGCCGCGGGCCGAATCGGTCGTGCTCGTGCTCATCGACGGTCTGGGCGCCATCACCCTTCGTGCCCACGCCGGCCACGCCAGATCGCTCACGGCGGGCATGGCCAGGAAGGACGTCGCGCACACCGTCTTCCCGTCGACCACCGCTGCAGCGCTGACGAGCCTGCTCACGGGAGTCTGGCCGGGGGAGCACGGCCTCGTCGGATACCGGGTGCTGGATCGCGAGCGCGACCTTCTCGTGAATCAGCTCTCCGGCTGGGAGAGCGAGGGGGTCGATCCGCTCGCATGGCAGACGTCTCCGACGGTGTTCGAGCGCGCATCGGCAGAAGGACGCCCCGCGTTCGCGGTCGGTGTCGCCGCGTACGCCCGCAGCGGTTTCACCCGCGCCACCCTGCGCGGCGCGGAGTTCGTCTCGGCCGAGGCGCCGGCGGATCGCGTGCGTGTCGCGTACGACCTCGCCGAACGCCATCCGGGCGCCCTCGTCTACTGCTACCTGCCGGAGGTCGATAAAGCCGGCCATCGGCACGGCGTCGACTCGCCGCACTGGATCGCTGCGCTGGAGGAGCTCGATGCCGCCCTTTCCGTGCGGGTGCCGCCGGGCGTCGGCGTGCTCGTGACCGCGGATCACGGCATGGTCGACGTGCCGGCCCACCGGCAGGTCGTGCTCGAGGCCGAGCACCTTTCCGGAGTGCGGCACCTCGGCGGAGAGCCGCGGATGCTGCACGCCTACCTCGATCCGGACGCCGACGCCGCCGAGGTCGCCGCACGCTGGCGCCGCGACCTCGCCGGGTACGCGGACGTGGGGACGCGGGAGGATGCCGTCGCGGCCGGTCTGTTCGGCCCGGTGGTGACGGATGCCGCGGCATCGCGTATCGGCGATGTGCTCATCGTCTCCCGGGGCAACGTCGCGGTGTACGACGGCACCGCCGCCGATCAGCGCAACCGCGGCATGGTCGGCCAGCACGGCGGTCTGACCCCGGAGGAGCGTCAGGTTCCGCTCATCCGACTCGGCGCTTTCGCGCGCTGACGCGACGCCGTCGCAGACCCCGTCACCCTGCCCGTCGGACTCGGAGCCTCGGGCG is a window from the Microbacterium sp. LWO14-1.2 genome containing:
- a CDS encoding DNA topoisomerase IV subunit A, with translation MPKTPPPELAPERIQDIDLESEMQGSFLEYAYSVIYSRALPDARDGLKPVQRRILFQMAEMGLRPDRGHVKSARVVGEVMGKLHPHGDSAIYDALVRLAQDWALRVPLVDGHGNFGSLDDGPAAARYTEARLAAPAIALTQDLDEDVVDFIPNYDGQFQQPAVLPAAFPNLLVNGASGIAVGMATNMAPHNLIEVVAAATHLLEHPEATTEELMEFVPGPDFPSGGILMGLDGVKDAYTNGRGALKVRGKVSVESLGPRRTGIVVSELPYMVGPERLIEKIRDAVQSKKLQGISDVTDLTDRNHGLRVAIGIKTGFDPNAVLEQLYRLTPLEDSFSINNVALVDGQPRTLGLKEMLSVYVSHRIEVITRRSRYRLARREERLHLVEGLLIAILDIDEVIQVIRSSDDSEQARTRLRTVFDLSEPQAEYILELRLRRLTKFSRIELESERDALQAEIASLRELLGSDVLLRAAVAKELDAVADAYGTPRRTLLMNAAPPKPRATKGAVDLQIADAPTVLVLSTTGRAVRVDLAEGQELTAPARRSKHDAILATVDTTVRAELGALTTEGRVLRFSPVDLPSVPSSSVQLAAGTPLRDYLGITTRGERILGFVRFDSDTPIAIGTAQGTVKRIVPSALPVRPDIEVIGMKPGDTIVGAAEASDDAELVFVTTDAQLLRFSASTVRPQGAPAGGMAGVKLGSGASVLFFGAVSPGTDAVVATVSGTESALPGTDPGRVKVSAFAEYPAKGRATGGVRAHAFLKGEDRLTVAWVGPAPAQAVDPTGAVRKLPEAGARRDASGQPVEGVIGSIGRTLV
- a CDS encoding nucleotide pyrophosphatase/phosphodiesterase family protein — its product is MSLMLPPESLAARSVVGVADDLFAALRGGSEALPRAESVVLVLIDGLGAITLRAHAGHARSLTAGMARKDVAHTVFPSTTAAALTSLLTGVWPGEHGLVGYRVLDRERDLLVNQLSGWESEGVDPLAWQTSPTVFERASAEGRPAFAVGVAAYARSGFTRATLRGAEFVSAEAPADRVRVAYDLAERHPGALVYCYLPEVDKAGHRHGVDSPHWIAALEELDAALSVRVPPGVGVLVTADHGMVDVPAHRQVVLEAEHLSGVRHLGGEPRMLHAYLDPDADAAEVAARWRRDLAGYADVGTREDAVAAGLFGPVVTDAAASRIGDVLIVSRGNVAVYDGTAADQRNRGMVGQHGGLTPEERQVPLIRLGAFAR